Within Coffea arabica cultivar ET-39 chromosome 4e, Coffea Arabica ET-39 HiFi, whole genome shotgun sequence, the genomic segment AAACgagagaaaaataatttaatcagGATTAGTAGTTTTCTGCATTCAATTAGAGAATGAGGAAGTTGACAAGTACCATTATCTATAGGTTTGGTGACAAGGTCTAAAAGTGGCTGATAGATATCCAAGACAAGAAGATTGAGATTGGGGAGCTTTTGTTTTAAGCTTTGCGATGTCATGTTAAGCTTATTGTTGAATGAAACAGCTGCTGCATTCATCTTCTCAACGCATTTGTTGGTATCCTCGCTAAACAGAGTTATGGATGCTGGAAGACATCCAATTGGTGGCAATGTTGTGACTCCAATCTTTCTTGCTCCCAACTTGTACAGTGCCTATTGCAGAATTTGCAAGAATTTAACTTTAGAGCAGATGGATTATATAAAATTCACCTAACTTATGTGCTGCATCAAGATTATTACTCCTGGAATTGCAGTTGCAGATATGCAATCAGAGAGCAATAGTGTTCGTGGAGAAAACATTACCTGTACAAAATTTACATAGGATTGGATGAGGATGTCTGAGAACTGATCAGGTGTGTATTTCTTGTAGAGCAGAGGATTGATGTAGTAGTTCTGAACAAAGTCACTGCTTCCATCACTCAGAAAGTGGATTGAACCATTTATGGTGGCTGAAGCATTGACTTTCCCCAGAATCACAACTAGCCTATTCTGGTAGTCCTTGTAAAGTGCCAGCTGCTTGCTTAGTGAAAGGGTATTCTAAACCATATAAAATATACAGTTAATATTATCATCTGATCAGCATTACACTTGTATATAGAATGTCTGTACATAGTAAAAGACTTTGTACTTACATATATTTTTGCTGTAGCTTCATAATAACCAGAACCTGCTGAAGCAAAGTTGGCCCCAAGCAACATGTTTTTCGTTGTTTTCGCCTTATTGCTCAGATAAGGCTTTGGATAATCAGTGAAGCCTAGATTCTCACCTGCATTAGCTAAAATTCGTTAGATACCTGTAAAAATCATACATTTGCATTGAGAAAACAAAGGGAGGAGAAAATGATAGGAGGGTTGAGATTGAAGAGAAGTACCAGTAAAATCTGTGGCAAGCTTCCCATTGCAGAACCTCCCAGTTGCTTCATGGTTAATGAAGTCTCTTCCATAAGGGGGGAAGTTGGCTTTGATTAGAGTCTCTAAATAGTTATTGTTTCCCACATCAACAATAGAATCCCCAAACAAGTATAGTGCAGGAACTAGAGGCTGTCCATTGACAACATTGAGGCCCAAAACTAGTAGGAAGCATGTCAATAGAAAAACTGAAGCGGCCATTGTTTTCAAGCAGTTAATCAGTGATGTAACTCAGAAAAAGAGAGGAATGATGATTGCAATGCAGCAATTGGATGATGCATTTATATAATTCCATTGATGTAGTATTCATTAGCCCAATTGGTTGAAAGGCCTACATCTCAAGAGATTCGATTTGCAATTTTAAAACTCAACCCTCTTAACGTGGTAGATTATGGGAAGTAGAGTACTCTTCTGGTAGAGTATCTAGATAAGAACAGCATTCAAACAGTTGAATGTTATGCCATATGTATGTTCACCAACTTGGTTAATTACAGCTACAAGTTTCAGAGCgcatcaaaaaagaaatagaaaattccAGTTGGTCAATTAATATatttgtggggggggggggggggggtgaagAGGTCTAGGTAAACTTGGTGTGGTTAATACTGTCTTCGGGGAAACATATTTAACATGTTCATTCCATAGTGGAAGCTATTCTCTTGGTGTAATAGCTGCTAAGACAGATTTTCGTTTTCTGAACATTTGATGCTAGAAtagccaatttttgaaaaaatgataaATGAATTGACTATAGTTTATGGTTGTCCTCCAGATTAGCCTAAATTTTGGACTCCAATTAACATTCGCTAGTTATCTGATCTAGTATTTTGCAACTCCTTTCTAGATGCAAGTAAGGTTGTCAGTGAATAGTTCTGACATCCATGAGCTTAGTTGTCGTTTAATTTAACTAGAGCAACATTTAGCTGGCAATAGTTCAAATTAAGTTTATTTGGCGTGTCTTGCTAGAAGTGTTATTTGAGCTGTATTGGTTTCTAATGCACCTTTACTTATGCATAGATTGTCCAAAGCCACAAGATTTCTCAACTTGAATTGATCAACAAAAAGGCAATGGCACAACAAAGATCAGATACAATGGCTCAAAGTCGGTTGATTTTTTCAACTATTCAACTTTCTTGTATGTGTCTTAAATTCTTACTACCACCAAATGAGTCTTTACAAACATCAGTAGCCTTGCAATCAACATCTAAAATCGAAAGCTTCATGAATAAAGTCACGGCAGTTTAGCAAGGGTAACATTCAGTGGaaagctgttttttttttaaaaaaaaaaatcttttcacCTATAAAGATGTaaattttaaaaggaaaatgtaTAATAAAGAAGATCCAACAGAGAAAAGTTATATTAGGGAGATGATTAAAATTGGGgctactttttcttttcttgaaattttctcgCAAATGATTTTGTTAGCATTGCAGATTAGTGCTTTAAGGCTCTATGTATATTAAACTTCATGCTGCTGTAAAGCATGAAATGGATGAAGCAGAAGAAATATCATTATCTGCTTGTAAGAAGTATTggtgaaaagaaaagggaaagttAATTAAATTGCCTCCTGTCGGGCGGTGGAAATTGTGATAAACTATTATGAGCTTGATAAACACGCCTCTCAATTGCTGCCCGTGGAGACACACACTTTGCAAATAAATCATTCACTTAGCATAACTTTCGAAAATTAATTAGCAGCACAATCACGAATATTCCTTTAATGGTGATTATCATATTCGGGCAATATCAAATtacgtttttatttttttttattttttgcaataCGAAGAGATGTAGAGTAATACCAAGTAATTTTTTATGTTCGTAAATTCgaaatattgaaaaataaacATAGCTAAAAAGTTGTAAAAGAAAACGTTACTCTGAATGCTTGCTTGCTAATTTGCCGTATGGATTGCAAAATTCTTTTGTTCGCATGCAATTCTGACTCAAACTTTTATATGGCAGGGGAAAAGAAacgtcaaaaagaaaaagaaaataaagttgcACTTTAGTCCTTACTCTATCAAAAGTTTAGAATTCATACCCCAGCCATGGAAACTTTGCGAACAGATTGGTGAAAGATGGCCCAAACGCTACACTCCTATTTTCTGTTGTGAAACTATACAAATTGATTTCTTGCCATAAATCAATGGATACCCATACTTGAATCTGGTTATCACTGATGAAACAAGTAAAGTTTGTCTTGTTGATCCAATTATCCTAATCATCTATTGAAATTGAAGAACATTAGAGGCACTTGCATAAGAGGAAATCAAATCTGTCATCAGACTTGCCTTGTTCAAATTGTCCtgataaatgaatttttttaaaaaaagtgtaCATTCAATTATATAACTGAAAGtcacaattttgatatttcatcAGTGTTGTTTGTGCATTTACTTGGATGTTAGAAGACCCCATGgcctggaatttttttttcttaatagaCGCTT encodes:
- the LOC113743063 gene encoding GDSL esterase/lipase At5g22810-like, encoding MAASVFLLTCFLLVLGLNVVNGQPLVPALYLFGDSIVDVGNNNYLETLIKANFPPYGRDFINHEATGRFCNGKLATDFTGENLGFTDYPKPYLSNKAKTTKNMLLGANFASAGSGYYEATAKIYNTLSLSKQLALYKDYQNRLVVILGKVNASATINGSIHFLSDGSSDFVQNYYINPLLYKKYTPDQFSDILIQSYVNFVQALYKLGARKIGVTTLPPIGCLPASITLFSEDTNKCVEKMNAAAVSFNNKLNMTSQSLKQKLPNLNLLVLDIYQPLLDLVTKPIDNGFFEARKACCGSGLIETSFLCNAKSPGTCANASEYVFWDGFHPTEAANKVLSNDLLVSGLNLI